The region GATCGCACCGGTGCCAAAGGTGAACAAGACCACCGCGGCGATCAGCGTGGTGACGTTGGCGTCGATAATCGATGAAAACGCCTTGCCATAACCGGCGGCGATGCTGGCTTGCGGACTGTTGCCGTTACGCAATTCCTCGCGGATACGCTCGAAGATCAGCACATTGGCATCAACCGCCATACCAACCGTCAGCACGATGCCGGCGATACCCGGCAGCGTCAGCACCGCCTGCAGCAACGACAGCAATGCCACGACCAGCACCAGATTAGCCGATAGCGCCAGGTTCGCGACCATGCCGAACACGCGGTAATAGATGATCATGAACACGAAGATTGCGAAGAAACCGATCTTGACCGCCTCGAAGCCCTTGTCGATATTGTCCTGGCCCAGGCTCGGGCCGATGGTTCTTTCCTCGACGATGAATATGGGCGCCGCCAGCGAACCCGCTCTGAGCAACAGCGCGAGATCGCGTGACTCGACCGGCGTCAACCCGGTGATCTGGAAATTGCTGCTGAATATACCCTGAATGGTGGCGATGCTGATCACTTCCTCACGGGTCGAAGACCTGAGGCAGCCGCTGTTGCCGGGACCGAGTTCATCGCAGACTTGCTCGATAAACACGACGGCCATCGATTTTTTCAGATTGTTCTTCGTTGTTTCGAGCATCCGCCGCGCGCCCTTGGCGTCCAGCTTGACGAAGACCGCCGGCTGGCCTTCCGAAAAGCCCGAGGTCGCATCGGTAAGCTGGTCGCCGGTGACAATGACCTCGCGCTTGAGCAGCACCGGTGAGCCGTCGCGCTCGAAATACAGTTTGCTGCCCAGCGGCGGCCGGCCGCGGCGCTGCGCCTCATAGGCATTGCTGTCCTGGTCCACCAGCCTGAAATCGACAGTTGCCGTCGCACCCAGAACGATCTTGGCCTGCGCCGGGTCCTGCACGCCCGGCAACTGAACGACGATACGACCCAATCCCTGGCGCTGGACCAAAGGCTCGGCGACGCCCAGTTCGTTGACCCGGTTGCGCAAGGTCGTGATGTTTTGCTGGATCGCAAAATCCTGGCGTTGTTTGATCAGGTTCGCGCTCATGCCGACGCGGACTACCGTGTCCCCGCCGATCCGCCTGTCGCTGAGCACCAACTGCGCATCGTAGGCACGCAAAAGGCCGTTGACCGTATCCAGGTCGTCCGGGTTACGCAGCGTCAGGTTGATCCTGTCACCGCTGACTTCGATACTGCGGTAGGGAATTTTCTCATCGCGCAACAGCGCTCGAAAATCGGATCTGTACCTTTCCAAGGTTTGTGAGATGGTGCCTTGCAGGTCGACCTCGTACAGGAAGTAAACACCGCCGCGCAGATCGAGACCCAGGCTCATCGGCTGCAAGCCCAACTCACGCAACCAATCCGGCGTACGCGGTTCCATGGTCAGGGCGACGACGTAATTGTCGCCAAACTGCTCCCCGAGTACGGCGGCTGCCTGGATTTGTATGTCCTTATCGGCGAAACGCACCACCACGCGGTCCTGCTCGAGATGGGCGGCCAGGAATTCGACGCCGGCTTCATCGAGGAAGCCTTTGGCCTGGTTCAGCCCGAGTTC is a window of Pseudomonadota bacterium DNA encoding:
- the secD gene encoding protein translocase subunit SecD; translation: MNRYPAWKNILVVAVIVFGTLLALPNIYGEDPALQIAPEKREPMGELGLNQAKGFLDEAGVEFLAAHLEQDRVVVRFADKDIQIQAAAVLGEQFGDNYVVALTMEPRTPDWLRELGLQPMSLGLDLRGGVYFLYEVDLQGTISQTLERYRSDFRALLRDEKIPYRSIEVSGDRINLTLRNPDDLDTVNGLLRAYDAQLVLSDRRIGGDTVVRVGMSANLIKQRQDFAIQQNITTLRNRVNELGVAEPLVQRQGLGRIVVQLPGVQDPAQAKIVLGATATVDFRLVDQDSNAYEAQRRGRPPLGSKLYFERDGSPVLLKREVIVTGDQLTDATSGFSEGQPAVFVKLDAKGARRMLETTKNNLKKSMAVVFIEQVCDELGPGNSGCLRSSTREEVISIATIQGIFSSNFQITGLTPVESRDLALLLRAGSLAAPIFIVEERTIGPSLGQDNIDKGFEAVKIGFFAIFVFMIIYYRVFGMVANLALSANLVLVVALLSLLQAVLTLPGIAGIVLTVGMAVDANVLIFERIREELRNGNSPQASIAAGYGKAFSSIIDANVTTLIAAVVLFTFGTGAIRGFAVTLSLGILTSMFTAIVGTRALINVIYGRRQHLDHLSI